GAGGCGCGCAAGAAGGTGAAGCACTCCAACCTCATCCGCATCCGCGAGGATTTTCAGGACAAGGTGATGCAGTCGGTGGGAGAGCTGTAATTCCGCGCCGTACGGGAACCTTCTACCGCACGCGGTGTCGAACACTGCGGACAGTCAACCGGAGCCTTCATGGCCGTTCCTCTGACGCTCAAAGTTTTTAAGAACGAAACCCTGGTCTCGTCGAAGGACTTCGACCGGGACATCATCAAGATCGGCCGCCTGTCCTCGGCGCACCTGTGCCTGGAGGACGAGAAGGTCAGCCGCATCCACTCCGTCATCGAGGCGGCGGCGGACGGCTCGTTGTCCATCATCGACATGGGCAGCGTCGAGGGCACCTACGTCAACGGCAAGCGCGTCAACAAGGGGCGCATTGCCTTCGGCGACGAGATCCGCGTGGGTGGCACCACCATCCGTCTGGAGAACCCGGCGGCCATGGCCGCGGTGAACCTGGCGGCCGCGGTGTCCGGCACGGAGTCTGCGGCGGCGGTGGCCGCGGCGCCCGCGCCGATTGCCGAGGCCCCACTGGCCTCGTCCCTGGCCCAGGCGGCCGCGGCGCCCGTGGTGGCTGAGCCCGCGCCGGCGATGGACGCCTCGTTCCTGGCCACGCAGAAGCAGGAGACGGTGCAGGCGCAGGTGGCCGAGCCGGCCGCCCCTGTCGAGCGCGTGCGCACCGTGCGCCGGAGCAAGTCGAACGGTCCGCTCGGGGCGTCCCTGCGCTTCATGTGGGGCGATCAGCGGGTGGGCGAGTTTCTCCTGGCCCCCGGCAAGAAGCAGTCCTTCACGGTGGGCAGCGCCGCGGGCGTGAACTTCGTCATGGGGGACTCCAAGCTGGAGAATCCCCGCATGGAGGTGATGCGCACGGACGGGCAGTCCTTCACGCTGCTCTTCACGGGGAAGATGAAGGGTGAGCTGGTTCGCAAGGGCGAGACGCTGGACCTCAAGGGCGTCATCGAGTCCGGCAAGGCCTCCAACGACGGCGGCGTGTACGGGCTGACGCTGGAGTCCGAGGACTTCTGCTGGGTGGACCTGGGCGGTGTCACGCTGGAGGTGTGCTTCCAGCCGGTGCCCAAGAAGGTCCACGTGCCGTTCGCCGACTCGGTGGACTACCGCACGCTGAACATCTTCCTGCTGACGTTCTTCGCCGGGACGATGTTCGTCATCAGCGCGGCCAACCGGAGCGGGGACGGCGAGGCGTTCGCCGACGAGCTGGCGGGCAACAACGCGCGCCTGGCCAAGCTCATCATCAAGCCTCCCGAGACCCAGAAGAACAAGTTCCTCGAGAAGCTCAACCAGCAGAAGGCCGAGAAGGAAAAGAAGAAGAGCGGAGAGCTGGCCGCCAAGCAGAAAAAAGACGAAGGCCAGATGGGCAAGAAGGACGAGGTCAAGACGAACAACCGCACCGCGACCAAGGACAAGACCGCGGAGGCCAAGGCCCTGACGCAGAAGATCTTCGGCGGCAAGGGTGGCGCGGCCGCCATCTTCGGCAGCGCGGGCCTGGGCGGTGACCTCAAGAACGCCATGGGCAACATGTTCGGTGCCAAGGCGGGCGTCTCGGGTGGGTTCGGCGGCCTGGGCATCCGCGGCAGCGGCGGCGGCGGTGGCGGCACGGGTGACACCGTCGGCATCGGCGGCATCGGCACCAAGGGCCGCGGCGGCGGCACCTCCAGCTATGGCTCCGGTGTAGGTGTGCTTGGCGGCAAGCAGAGCGTGGACGTGGGCATCACCTCGTCGGAGCCCATGGTCATGGGCTCGCTGGACAAGGAGCTCATCCGCCAGGTGATTCAGCGCAACCGCAGCCAGATCCGGTTCTGCTACGAGAGCCAGCTCACCAAGTACCCGAAGCTGGGCGGCAAGGTGGCGGTGAAGTTCGTCATCAACGCCGAGGGCCGGGTGGTCTCCTCCGACGTGGCCCAGTCCACCGCGGGCAACGCGGAGCTGGAGAGCTGCGTGGCGGGCCGCGTGCGCACCTGGCAGTTCCCCAAGCCCAAGGGCGGCGGGGTGGTGATCGTCACCTATCCGTTCATCTTCAAGCAGTCCGGCGACTAACGCGGGACGGAAGGCTGTGCGCGCGGGCGGTCCCGGGATCGGGGCCGCCCGCGTCGCTTTTTCGGCGCGCAACGCCGCCAACGCGATAACGTCACGATCCGCATGAAAGCTCTCGCCCCCTTCGTCCTCTTCTCCGCGCTGGCTGCGCCCACGCTCGCAGGTGCCCAGCAGTCCACCTCGGACACCAACTCGGTGCAGGACCGGCCGGCCGCGACGTTCAATGAGATCGAGCGCGGCTTCTACTTCTCCGTGCAAGGAGGGCCGTCCTTCCTGGTGAACCCGCCGGCGGAGGAGGGCGAGCGGCCCTTCTCGTCGGGACAGATGGCCCAGGTGGAGGTGGGCGTCGACATCGGCGAGCGCCTGTCGCTGGGCATCTTCCTGATGGGGGCGGCCAACCGCGCGGGCTCCGACTACACCGGTAACTCCGGCGGGGCGGCCTCCGGTGACTTCTCCTACCTGGTGCCGGGCGCGGTGGCGCGGATGCACCTGGTGGGCTTCGAGGACAACCAGGACGTGAAGCGGACCTGGATTTACGCCCGCGGCGGCGTGGGCTACACAATGTTTTCGCCCAAGTTGCTCCTGCCGGACTCCGACATTCTGGTGTTCGCGGGACCTGGAGTGGAGTACTACACGCGTTTGCGCCACTTCTCGGTGGGCCTCGAGGTAACGGCCAGCTATCTGGTCTCCTCGGGATCGTTCGGGTTCGCGGTGTCGCCGAACCTTCGCTACGCGTTCTAGCGGGAGAGACACGTGCCTCAGGAGAATGGAAGCGGTGGACCGCGCGGTGGTGGACCGCGTGGTGGTGGGCCTGGACAAGGTCCTCGTCGGGACGGGCCCGGAGGTTTCGGGGGCCGTGACGGCGGAGGCCGGGGCCGTGGGGATGGACCGGGCCGTGGCCGTGGCCGGGACCGGGAAGAGCCTGGTTTTGGAGGGCCGGGGCAGCGGGTCATCTCGGAGCTGAGCGTGCTGGAGAAGGCGCTCTCCAAGGGGGACCTGGCGGCGCAGAAGAGCTCGCTCGAGGCCATTGTCCGCGCGCTGCGTCCCATGCGCGTCAAGTCGTTGGAGGACCTGGACCTCAACACGAGGGGCCGCCTCATCACGACGATGCTGCGCGTGCAGCGTCAGCCGAAGCCGCCCGCGCCCGAGGCCGCGCCCGCTGCCGAGGCACCGGCCAGCGAGGGGGCCGCCCCCGCCGAGGCCGCGCCTGCCGCCGAGGCACCCGAGGCTTCCGAGGCAGCTCCTGCCGCTGAAGGGGAAGGCGCGGCTTCGGCCGCCGCCCCCGAGGGCGCGGCTCCTGCCGCCGAGGGCGCTCCGGCGGCCCCAGCGGGGGATCCCGTTCGCGAGAAGCACACGGCCTACCTGAACGTCATGTTCCTGGTGGGACAGGTGTGGCGCGCCGCGGGTGACCGCGAGCGGGCCGAGGTGGCGTTTGGGGTGAGCGGCCGTCAGCCCGGCCCGGAGCAGGAGGAGGCTCCTGCCCGTCCAGAAGGAGAGCGCCGCGAGCGTCCAGAGCGTGGCGAGCGCCGGGACCGTCCCGAGCGGGGTGAGCGTGGCGAGCGCCGGGACCGTCCGGAGCGTGGCGAGCGCCCGGCCCGTCCCGAGCGGGCGGCCCGTCCGGAGCGCGGCGAGCGGCCCGAGCGAGGCGAGCGCGGCGAGCGCCGTCCGATGCCCGAGCTGACGGGAGACTGGTCCGAGCAGGCCAAGCAGCTCGAGACCCTGGGCCGTACCCGCGACGCGGCCCGGCTGCACGAGCGCAACAATTCCTTCGTGGAGGCCACGCGCCTCTTCGAGGCGGGGGGCGATCTCAAGAGTGCCCTGCGCGCGGCGCTTCAGGGCAAGGATCAGGAGACGTCACGCCGTCTCGTGTCCGGCCTGCCCGCGGACCAGATCGCGCCCACGCTGGAGAAGGCGGGGGCGTACGAGCTGCTGATGGAGCACTACGTCGCCAAGAGCGACTTCGAGAACGTGGCCCGTCTGTACGAGCGGGCGCGTCAGTTCGACCAGGCAGCGCTTGCGTACGAGCGGGCCAACAAGCTGACCCAGGCCCGCAAGGCCTACGAGCGGGCCCGGGATCTTCCTGGGGCCAATCGCGTCCGGGCGCTCGAGGTGAAGTCGCTCGTGGAGCGTGGGGACCGGCTGGGTGCGGCGACCCTCCTGGCCGCAGCGGGACAGCGCCGGGAGGCCGTGGAGATCCTCAGCCCGCTGCCGCCCCCCAAGGCGTTCCACTTCATGCAGCGGCTCAAGCTGGATGAAGAGGCCAAGACGCTCGCGCAGCGCGAGCTGGCCCGTGCCGAGGAGGAGAAGAAGCCCGCCGGGCGTGCCCGCTGGCTGGAGCTGCTGGGGGAGACCGCCGCGGCGGCCGAAACCTGGGAGCAGGCAGGCCGCAAGGAGAAGGCTCTTCCGCTGTACGAGCAGCTGGGCAACCTGGGCCGTGCCGCTCAACTCGCCGAGGAGCTGCAGCAGCGCGCCAAGGCCATCGAGCTCTACACTCGCCTCAACGATGCCGCGGGGGTCGAGCGGGCCAACGCCCTGCCCGAGGCTCCGCCTCCCTCTGTTGCCTCGGCGTCCAAGGAGTCCGACTCCGGGGACGGCCCGGCGCCTGACTCCTCGCTCGGAGAGCAAGAAAGTCAATAAATCTCGCCGTTTGGCGAATTTTGCTCAATTGATCGGAGGCGCTTGCGGTCGCTAGAGTTGCGGCCTCTGGCGCCTCCGTGCGTTGTGCCCCTTTTCCCACGAGGCCCCGCCTTTCAATGGAACAGACCTCCTTCTCGCGACTCTCCACGCGTGCGACCGATGACCGGTCCTTCATCGAAACCGAGGCCGCGCTGGAGAAGGCAGGTCGCGTCGAAGAGCTCATCCGGCTCTACGAAGGCCGCGGCAAGGAGGTGCCCGCCCCGGACGCCGCGCGTCTGCTGACGCGTGCCGCGGACCTCGTGCTGGAGCGGCTTCGCAATCCTGCCCGCGCCGAGGAACTGCTGCGCCGCGCGCTGCTCATGGCGCAGGAGCCGCTGCCGGTGCTGCGGGGGCTGAAGACGCTCTACGAGGCGAAGCAGGACGTGGCCTCGCTCGCGGAGGTGCTGGAGCGGCTGGGGGCCCTGACCTTCGGGCCCGAGGGCGCCGCCTTCTATGCGAAGGCCGCGGACCTTTACGAGACCAAGCTCTACCGGCGGGACCGTGCGGTGGCGTGCCTGCAGCAGGCCGTGAAGGCCGCGCCGGACCGGGCCACCTTCCGGCGCATGCGCCAGTTGCTGGTGTCCGAGGACCGCTTCCAGGCGGCCTTCGAGGCGCTGGAGAGCGAGCGGGAGGCGCTCGGGGGTGAGGGCATGGCCGACGAGTACGCGGCCTTCGCCGAGCGGCTGGTGGATGACCCCACCGAGCATGAGCTGGCCGGACGCACGCTGGAAGTGGCCCGCGGGATGGAGCCCCAGAACGCCCGGGTGGACAAGACGCAGAAGGCGCTGCAGCGCTTCGAGCAGACGTGGCGCGACCGCGTCCGCGTGCTGCGCGGGATGTCGCTGGAGGAGCGGGACCGCAAGAGCGCGGCGAGGCTGTCGCTGCTCGTGGCGAAGCTCTTCGCCTGGTACGACCCGGCGTCGGGCGGCAAGGTGAAGGAGGCGCTGGACCGGAGCTTCCTGCTGTGGCCCGGGATGCCCGAGGCCCTCAACCTCATCGAGCGGATGGCGGAGCGGGCGGGCGATTTCGCGCCGGCCGTGGCCCAGTTCGAGGCGATGGCTGGGGAGGCCAAGGACCGGACGGCCCAGGTGGACCTGTGGCTCCGGGTGGGCACCTGCCGCCTGAAGCGGCTCCATGACTCCGCTGGAGCGCTCGCGGCCTTCGAGAAGGCCACGGCGGCGGACCCCTCGCGGGCGGATGCCGCGAACGTGGCCGCCGAAGCGCTGCTGGAGCAGGGGAAGGCGGCCGAAGCGGCCGCGGTCCTCGAGCGCCATGTGGGCAGCGTGAAGGAGCGCACGGCCCAGTCCGCCCTGCGGTTGCGGCTGGCGGACCTGTGCCTTGACCAGGTGAAGGACGCCGATGCGGCGCGGGCCCACCTGGACGCCGCCCTCAAGGCGGACCCCTCGAACGCCCTGGCGGCGTTCCAGCTCGCCAAGCTGCTCGTGGAGGACGAGAAGCTGGACGAGGCGGAGCCCCTGCTGGAGCTGGCCATGCTCGCGCCGCGGCCGCTCTCGGAGCGCGTCGCCTTCTGCGAGGCCCTCGCCCTGATGTTCGAGGAGCGCGAGGACTCGCGCCGGGCCTTCGAGGTCCTGGCGCGGGCGCTGGTGCTGGAGCCCGCGAAGCCCCTGCTGCTCGAGACGGTGGTGGAGCACGCGGAGACGGCCCAGGCCCAGGCGCCGCTGGCCAAGGCCCTGAAGCGGGCCGCCATGGTGGCCCCGGATTCGCACGCGCTCGCCATCTGGCGGCAGCTGGCGCAGCTGCTCCAGGGGTTCCTCGCGGATCCCGTGGGCGCCGAGGCCGCGTGGCAGGAAGTGCTGGCGCGCGCGCCGGGCGACTCGATGGCCCAGGAGGCCGTGAAGGAGCTCAAGGCCGCCGCGGCGCTCGCGGATGATCCGCGCACGCGCCTGGAAGGGGAGATCGTCAAGAAGGAGGCCGCGGGTACCTCGCCCGAGGAGCTGGAGCCCCTGGCGCGGCAGCTCGTCGCGCTGGCCCCAGATGAGCCCGCCCCGCTGGTGCGTCTCCAGGCGCTGTGCGTGTCGCTCTCCAAGTTCGAGGAGGCCGCGGCCCTGGCGGCCCGGTTGGCGACGCTGGCCGAGACTCAGGTGGAGCGCAGCGACTGGACGGCGCGCCAGGCCAAGCTGTACGCGGAGCGGCTGAACCGGCCGCAGGACGCGGCGCAGCTCTTCCTGAAGCTGCTGTCGGAGAACGTGTCCACGGGCCTGGTGGTCGGAGGCCTCGACCGGCTGGCGGCGGCGGGCGTCCGCACGGCGGAGATCACCGAGGCGCTGGCCGGCCACTACGGCCGCACGGGAGACCACCAGCGCCAGGTGGCGGCGATCCAGCAGCAGCTCGACGTCACGACGGAGCCCGCGGCGCGCCACCGTCTGGTGGGCCTGCTGGCGGACATCTACGAGAAGCAGCTCGCCGACAGCCGGGCGGCCTTCGACTGCCGCGTCCGCGCGCTGCGCGAGGACCCGAAGGATGACGCGAGCCGTGCCGAGGCCTTGCGCCTGTCGCGGGATCTCTCCGCTCAGGCGGAGCTCGTGCGCGTGCTGAAGACGCTCGCGGTGCAGTCCGAGGAGCTGACGGTGTCCGTGCAGCTCTTCTCGGACGCGGCGGCGCTGGCCGAGGAGGCGGGTGCGCACGAGGACGCCACCGATGCGCTGCAGTCGGCGCTGGGCCGGTCTCCGGATTCCCCGGAGCTGCTCCAGAAGCTGCTGCGCGCGTACTGGCGGGCCGGCCGGGTGGGCGATGCCGAGGCCCTGCTGCGCAAGCGCATCCAGGGGGCCAAGGGCGCCGAGCGCCTGAAGCTGCTGCTCCAGCTGGTGGAGCTCAACACCCAGACCAACCGGCCCCTGGAGGCGGCTGAAGCGCTCCAGTCCGCGCTGTCCCATGGCGCGGAGGAGGGCAAGCACCTGCCCCGGCTCGCCGAGCTGTACGAGAAGGCGAACCGGCCCCGGGAGCTGAACGAGACGCTGGCCCGCATGGTGGCCCTGGCGGAGACCGCCGGCGACACGGACAAGGTGGCGCGCCTGAAGCTCAAGCGCGCTCAGCTCCTCCAGGACTCGCCGGGAGGAGACCAGGCGGAGGCCGTGCGCAGCTTCGCGGACATCCTCCGTCAGCGTCCGTCCGACCCGGACGCGCTGGCCGCGCTGGAGGGCATGCTGGCCTCGGGCGCCGCGCGTGAGGACGCCGCGCGGGCGCTGCTGCCGGCCTACGAACTCACGAAGGACCACCGCAAGCTGGTGGCGGCCCTGGACGTGCTCGCCGAGGTGGCGCGGGACGATGTCGCGCGGGCCCATGCCCTTCGCCAGGCCGCGCAGGTTCACCTGACGCATCTGCGCCAGCCCGAGCTGGCCTTCGCCTCGCTGGCGCGGGCCCTGCGCATGATGCCGGCGGACGCCGCCCTGCGTGTGACGGCCCGTCAGGCCGCGGAAGACGCGGACTCGCTGGACAGCTACGCCGAGATCCTCCAGGAGCTGACGGAGGAGGGGAGCGTGGGGGCCGCGCGGGCATCGCTGCTGCGTGAGCTGGCCGACGTGCAGGAGAAGAAGCTCGACAACAAGGCGGGGGCCGTCGAGGCCCTGCGGGCCTTGCTGGTGCTGGAGCCCTCCAACATCGACTGCCTCAAGTCCCTCCAGCGGCTCCACCGGGCCGGTGAGCAGTGGGCCGAGCTGGCGGAAGTCCTCGAGCGGCTGGCCTCGGTGGCCACGGAGCCCGCGGAGCAGGTGGCCTACCTGCGCGAGGCGGCGCTGCTGCACGAGACGAAGCTGACGAACAAGCAGCGCGCGGCCGCCGCCTGGCGCACGCTGGCGGAGCGCGACCCGCTCCAGCGGGAGGCCGCCGTTGCGCTGGACCGGCTCTACACGGACCTGGCGCAGGCCAAGGATCTGGCCTGGGCGCTGTCGCTGCGGCGCAACCAGGAGGGCCAGAGCCCGCAGGGGCGCGAGGTCTCCTTCCGTCTCGCGGAGCTGCTGCGCACCGAGCTGAATGATCCCAACGCCGCGCTCAAGCTCTACGAGCGCATCCTGACCGAGGATTCGGGCCACCCGGGCGCGCTCGCCGCGCTGGAGACGTGGGTGAAGGCGGCGTTGCCGACGAGTGGGACCGCGCTGGAGGTGCTGGATCCAGTCCTCCAGAAGGTGGGCGATCACGCCCGCCGCGTGGCCCTGCGCGAGGCGCGCATGGAGGCCGCGCTCACCGTCGAGAAGGTCATCCTGGCAGGGGAGATCCGCCGCATCTACGAGCAGGAGATGCAGCAGCCGTCGCTGGCCTTCATGGCCGCGGTGAAGGCCTTCGCGGCGGGAGTCGACCGGGACGGCATGCGCCCCGAGCTGGAGCGCTTGGCGCGCGAGACGGGCTCGCACGAGGTGCTGGCGGAGATCTACGAGAACACCATCGCGGACCTTCCCTCGGGGGACCCGGCCGCGCTGCAGCTGATCCGCCGGGCGGCGGAGCTCCGCGAGCAGCTCAACCAGCCCGAGGATGCGACGCGCCTGTGGAAGAGCCTGCTGGAGGAGGCTCCGCAGGACAAGCAGGCCCTCGATGCCCTGTCGCGCCTGTACGAGAAGGGCCAGAACGCG
This sequence is a window from Stigmatella aurantiaca. Protein-coding genes within it:
- the gltG gene encoding adventurous gliding motility protein GltG; translation: MAVPLTLKVFKNETLVSSKDFDRDIIKIGRLSSAHLCLEDEKVSRIHSVIEAAADGSLSIIDMGSVEGTYVNGKRVNKGRIAFGDEIRVGGTTIRLENPAAMAAVNLAAAVSGTESAAAVAAAPAPIAEAPLASSLAQAAAAPVVAEPAPAMDASFLATQKQETVQAQVAEPAAPVERVRTVRRSKSNGPLGASLRFMWGDQRVGEFLLAPGKKQSFTVGSAAGVNFVMGDSKLENPRMEVMRTDGQSFTLLFTGKMKGELVRKGETLDLKGVIESGKASNDGGVYGLTLESEDFCWVDLGGVTLEVCFQPVPKKVHVPFADSVDYRTLNIFLLTFFAGTMFVISAANRSGDGEAFADELAGNNARLAKLIIKPPETQKNKFLEKLNQQKAEKEKKKSGELAAKQKKDEGQMGKKDEVKTNNRTATKDKTAEAKALTQKIFGGKGGAAAIFGSAGLGGDLKNAMGNMFGAKAGVSGGFGGLGIRGSGGGGGGTGDTVGIGGIGTKGRGGGTSSYGSGVGVLGGKQSVDVGITSSEPMVMGSLDKELIRQVIQRNRSQIRFCYESQLTKYPKLGGKVAVKFVINAEGRVVSSDVAQSTAGNAELESCVAGRVRTWQFPKPKGGGVVIVTYPFIFKQSGD
- the cglE gene encoding adventurous gliding motility protein CglE, whose amino-acid sequence is MKALAPFVLFSALAAPTLAGAQQSTSDTNSVQDRPAATFNEIERGFYFSVQGGPSFLVNPPAEEGERPFSSGQMAQVEVGVDIGERLSLGIFLMGAANRAGSDYTGNSGGAASGDFSYLVPGAVARMHLVGFEDNQDVKRTWIYARGGVGYTMFSPKLLLPDSDILVFAGPGVEYYTRLRHFSVGLEVTASYLVSSGSFGFAVSPNLRYAF
- a CDS encoding DEAD/DEAH box helicase gives rise to the protein MLEKALSKGDLAAQKSSLEAIVRALRPMRVKSLEDLDLNTRGRLITTMLRVQRQPKPPAPEAAPAAEAPASEGAAPAEAAPAAEAPEASEAAPAAEGEGAASAAAPEGAAPAAEGAPAAPAGDPVREKHTAYLNVMFLVGQVWRAAGDRERAEVAFGVSGRQPGPEQEEAPARPEGERRERPERGERRDRPERGERGERRDRPERGERPARPERAARPERGERPERGERGERRPMPELTGDWSEQAKQLETLGRTRDAARLHERNNSFVEATRLFEAGGDLKSALRAALQGKDQETSRRLVSGLPADQIAPTLEKAGAYELLMEHYVAKSDFENVARLYERARQFDQAALAYERANKLTQARKAYERARDLPGANRVRALEVKSLVERGDRLGAATLLAAAGQRREAVEILSPLPPPKAFHFMQRLKLDEEAKTLAQRELARAEEEKKPAGRARWLELLGETAAAAETWEQAGRKEKALPLYEQLGNLGRAAQLAEELQQRAKAIELYTRLNDAAGVERANALPEAPPPSVASASKESDSGDGPAPDSSLGEQESQ